The genomic interval CAATATGCAAAGAGATGGATGATTGAAGCTGAAGCTGGCTATTTAAAATTATACGATGCTATTGAGGCTCAGGAGGAATACAGTGAAGCATTATTAAAAAATAAATTCCCATCCTACGAAAAGAATTTCCATAAGGCCAAGGCATATCTATACGACCTTATACTGAAATCACTGGTTATTCAGCAAGAAAAAACCTCATCATATACGGAAGCATTGTACTTGCTGAGCACCGTAGAAATTCTCAGCGAAAAAATGCTAATCAATGAAGCATTGGAACAGATAAAAAAGGTAAAGGACATTGCGGAGGCATATGATTTTAATGAATTGAAATTTGCTACCTACCGCTGGGAATATGCATTGATTGCTACGTCTACCCTTACTTATGCACCGGATGATTTATCTTTTGAAAACTATGAAGAAAAGCTAGCAGTAATCCGGCAAATATCCGACATCACTGAAATGAGGCAATATTATTTTCAGCTCAGTGAATTGAGTGGAAGTAAAACAGGCGCACTGCAACCAGAAATGTTTTCGCAGATAAAAGACATTTACGATAAACCCATGCTCGCCGATAATAAGGAATATGGCTCTAAATCTATCCAGCGCTTGTATTTGGGCTTAAAATATATGCAGCATAAATTCATGGGAAAGAAGAAGGAAGCACTTGAATACATACAGCAGCTTGCCGCCTTGTGCGAAAAATTTTCAATGCGTTTTTATTTTCATGAATTTCAATTGATCTATTGCTATTATAACCTGATTAATGAATACCTCGAAAATGAATGTCAGCAGGAAGCCGGGCACTACCTAGAAAAACTAAGACAGCTTAGCGTAAATACTGAACCCAACCGCTATTTTCAATTTCACCTTTTATTCTCAAACGAGCTGAATTACCATACTAAATATGGAAATACTAAAGCCTGTATGAAGCTTATAAAAGAGTACTATAGTTCAGTGAACCAGCGTACAAAAGAGAGCTTCCACCGCGAAGTGGAAGTAAGGAACTATTATTCAATAATGAATTACCTGGTTCAGGCAAAGGAGTATAGCGAAGCGCTTACGTTTATTAATGTATTGCTGAATGAACGGTCTAAGGAAGTACAGGCCTTGCCCTATTTCAAGCAAGCTAAACTTTTAAACCTGGTTGCGCATTTTGAGTTGGGGAATTATGATTTGCTGGAACATATTGTACGACAGACAGAATATTTTTTAACCACCCGAAAACTGTTCTTTCAGTTTGAGAAATCATTACTGAATTTTTTCAGACAAGCGGCAAAGCCGGACATTTTGGTAAAGGAATGCTATAAAGGTCTTCAGCATAATCTTAAAGGAATTATGCAAGATTCGGCAGAAATGTTGCGTGTTCAATTTTTTAACCAATGCGGCTGGTTGAACCACCATAAAGTAGCTGAGAAATTACAAAGCTAAAACTCAGGAGTTTCAGAATAAATAACCTGCAACAGTGTTTGCCCGACAGCCTTTAGGGTATTTTTATCAATAATCTCCATATTATCTTTTTGGGTATGCCAATGGGGAGCAAAGCCGGTAGGTGAAAATTTATCGAGGTAAATAATGTCAACGGAAGGCGTTCCATTATTTTGATTTACATAGGAATGGTCATCGGTTACAGCATTTGCTCTGTCATTAATAAAAAATTTTCCATATCCAAGAGATTGAGCAGTGTTCCATATTTTTTGTTCTATGGAGGGTGCCTTATCCATAGAGAACCCTTCCATTGGAAATACGGCATTTCTTGCACCAACCATATCCAGTAAAACACCATAGTAAGCCCGGTAGTTAGCAACATGAGGATGAGCAGCCCAGTATTGAGTTCCAAGGGCATAAGCATTTTCCTCATTGGCTTTTGTTTCTTCCGATAGCGGAGGTCCATAATCTTCCACATCAAAAAACGCGATATCAATACCTGCATAGGGTGTTTGCCTGCTCATCAATCTTGCTATCTCCATTAAAACTGCTACACCGCTGCCACCGTCGTCGGCACCATCAAAAGATTTATTTTTAAGTATGCTGTCACGGTCACTCCATGGGCGCGTATCCCAATGAGCAAAAAGTAAAACGCGTTTGGGTACATCAGGATTAAAGGACGCAATAATGTTTTTACAGGGCATTTTCTGCTGGTTGTAAAGCGTTACTTCAACGTCCTGCACCATTACATTAGCCGTGTACTGCTTTACTTTTTCAGTGATCCACTGAGCGCATTTATTTTGTGCTGTGGTGCCCGGTATCCGAGGTCCGAAGGAAACCTGTTTTGCAATAAAAGCATATGCCGAATCGGCATTAAAATCAGGAACAGTGATATTCTTTATTGATGCCTCCTTTGTAGTATCCTGCTGTTGCAGGGGTGCTTTGGGATGATTGCAGGAAGCACAGGCTAACAAGAGGGTGATAACTGTGAATATCGGGAAGACAGATCTGCTGAAAGTCATTTAAAACAATGATTATTTAGCTGCGAGATAATACCTAAATATTATTTGTAATACTGAGTTTAACCCCAACTCATGAAATGAATTACCGTGCTACAGATTTAATAACGCACCCACTTTAACATTTCTTTCAAAGATGTTTTCTTCCCGTACATCAAAATGCCCGTTCGATAAATTTTTGCTGCAAGCCATACCATGAAAAAAAATCCAAACGCAAGCAAGACCATGGAAGCTACAATTTGCCAGGCAGGTGGTTCAAAGGCCAGCCGTGCAGTCATAATCACAGGGGAAGTAAAAGGTATCAGTGAAGTAATAATGGCTAATTTGCTATTCGGCTGATTCATCACTGAGATTAAAATAAGAAAGGAGATGATGATAGGAAAGGTAGCAATGAACGTAAGGGACTGATCACTTTCATCGCCGGCTGCTGCGCCAATTGCAGCAAAAACTGAGGCATACAAAAGGTATCCTCCTAAAAAGAAAAAAATAAACCCCGAAGCGATCAGAGCAAGCGGCAGTTTGCCGGCTTGTAAAACGATGTTGGCCATTTGAGGGATATTGCCCTGGGGCGCGGCTCCCGGAATATTAGAGACCTGGTTTAACTGATGGAGATCATTCGAGTAATAGCCCGTTAGAACAGATTGAATAAGAGTTACCAGTACAATCCAGATAATAAATTGTGTTAAGCCAACGAAGCCAATACCGAGAATCTTGCCCATCATCAGCTGAAACGGTTTCACAGAGGAAATTATGACCTCAGCTATGCGGTTTGACTTTTCTTCCATTACTCCGCGCATCACCAGCGTGCCATATAGAATCAGCGTGATGTAAATCATAAAACCAAGTATATAACCTACAGCTGTTGCTATTCCGGTATCACCCAGCTGGTCGTTACTTTGAACTACCTGCACTTCTGATTTATCAATATTTTCGAGGAGCTCAGGCGGAACATTCGCTTTTTCCAGGCGTAATTTTTTAAGCACGCCATTCATTTCGTCTGCTATTGCTCCCTCTGTGAGGAGGCCCAGCTGATTATGAGAATAATATTCGGCATTAGCAGGATGATCTATATTAAATTCCGCAGGGATATATAGTATTCCGGTATAACCCTTTTCTTCATAATGTTTCTGCAAAGAATCGTTGGATTCGTTTAAATAGGAAAACTTTATTTTGTCATGATCATGCAGCTTTCCCGTAAAAATCTCAGACTTATCGAGCACTGCAATATTTTCCGTTTCCATGCTCACACTTGCCAGGTAAACTGGCAGAATGGTGAAGGACGCAAGAATAAGAGGTGCAAGTAATGTGGTGATGATAAACACGCGCTTGCGTACCCTTGAAAGATATTCCCGCCGAATTATCAAAAGGATTTTATTCATGGCTTTTTCCTTCTACCTGTTCAATAAAGATTTCATTTAATGTGGGAAGCAGTTCGTTAAAAGATACAACTTTAAGTGGCTGTTGCACGAGCGTGCTTAACAGGTCATTCGAGGAATAACCATTTTTTATTTTCACTACCATTTCATGATTTACCTGGCGCACAATTGGAAAGCACTCTGCATCCAGCTGCGGCGCTGTTCCTTCATAATGA from Chitinophagales bacterium carries:
- a CDS encoding M28 family peptidase produces the protein MTFSRSVFPIFTVITLLLACASCNHPKAPLQQQDTTKEASIKNITVPDFNADSAYAFIAKQVSFGPRIPGTTAQNKCAQWITEKVKQYTANVMVQDVEVTLYNQQKMPCKNIIASFNPDVPKRVLLFAHWDTRPWSDRDSILKNKSFDGADDGGSGVAVLMEIARLMSRQTPYAGIDIAFFDVEDYGPPLSEETKANEENAYALGTQYWAAHPHVANYRAYYGVLLDMVGARNAVFPMEGFSMDKAPSIEQKIWNTAQSLGYGKFFINDRANAVTDDHSYVNQNNGTPSVDIIYLDKFSPTGFAPHWHTQKDNMEIIDKNTLKAVGQTLLQVIYSETPEF
- a CDS encoding ABC transporter permease; the protein is MNKILLIIRREYLSRVRKRVFIITTLLAPLILASFTILPVYLASVSMETENIAVLDKSEIFTGKLHDHDKIKFSYLNESNDSLQKHYEEKGYTGILYIPAEFNIDHPANAEYYSHNQLGLLTEGAIADEMNGVLKKLRLEKANVPPELLENIDKSEVQVVQSNDQLGDTGIATAVGYILGFMIYITLILYGTLVMRGVMEEKSNRIAEVIISSVKPFQLMMGKILGIGFVGLTQFIIWIVLVTLIQSVLTGYYSNDLHQLNQVSNIPGAAPQGNIPQMANIVLQAGKLPLALIASGFIFFFLGGYLLYASVFAAIGAAAGDESDQSLTFIATFPIIISFLILISVMNQPNSKLAIITSLIPFTSPVIMTARLAFEPPAWQIVASMVLLAFGFFFMVWLAAKIYRTGILMYGKKTSLKEMLKWVRY